Genomic segment of Malus domestica chromosome 15, GDT2T_hap1:
CCGCAGTCTACGATGTTGCAGGCTGCTTCCTCGAAAAAAAGGGTTGTGTTTGTTGGACTTGAGTGATTGGTCAGATAATTACTATTAGCGTTCTGAAAAAGTCATTTTACAAtcattatcttcttttttttaatttttctaactAAGAAAGATTgcgtgtttttaatttttcatttcgTGATTGGTTGCGCTAAATCTCGCCATTAATTTTTTCTAGAAAGAAATTGGTATCAAAAGTTTTGGTTAATTTGTATAAAAACAAGATAAAGAATTTATCTTTCAAAGTTATTGCTTAGCTACCCAACTTGATATTGATGTCATGATAATATGACAGTTATTCAGTGGACCCTTTGACATTGCCTCTGGAAGTTACTCACATACTTCCCAGGTTAATCCTTTCATTAAATGGCTGCCTAATTTTTGATGTCTGTCTAACATCAActttgaacaaaattttgatgcgCTGAGACTAAATGGTCCATAATTTTTGTCAACGTTATTGTTGGATGTGACGAGTTCACACTTTCCATTTTAAGTATCGTATAAGATGCGGCGTGCTCCATACATTAATGTATAGAAGAAAGGTCGAGGAAACTTACTTGTACCTTGTAAGGggtaaatttttaaatttggacTATCAAAATGTGTGGTCGTCCGGATCTAGACACAAAAGCACCCTCTTATTTCAACCGCATCCACTAGAGATTATATCCTCCGGACCAATTACAGCAGTATATTTGGTCAAGCTTTTTCATCTGGTCAAGTTCTTGCTTCATTCTTTTTAGGTTGTGTACGGAGCCCATGTGCACATCAAATCACAGAGGCAACAGTATGTGCAACGCCAACGTAAGGAGAGGGGTAATGCTTTTCACATTTTAGTACGACTGCGAAATTAAATGAAACTAGTGGAACATAACATGCCAAACATTGAGTTCATTTTCATGTGCATGATATGTTGTGTTAATTGGTTATATAGTTGTGTGGGACATGTAACATGAAATATTAAATCATTCTTGTacttttgggcttttagatagCCGAAAACGCTTTGTAGCAGTACAATTATTTTATACATAAGCATTTGTCCGACCATGTGATTATTCAACCACACACATAGAGTACCTAAATTCCCTATCTGTAAGTTTCTTATGTAAGGTACCTTATACGAGGGTCTAAACAAAACAACCCTCCCTCCAAGATAAGGATGGTACTTAATACGTTAGACCAATGACTCGGTCCCATAATATCGTATGTGGTGCACTGACTGCATCAAGTCACCATCACAATTGACTTGTATTAATATTATTCGTTtccttgttattattattatttatttttctcaagTGTGAAGGATTGGGATTGGTCTAAACACGGGACCTTTCAAGTTACAAAGTCTTCCCCCAAGTCCTCCTTTGGCATGTTCCACACACTATACTGTCCTCACTGCATCTTTCATGGATTTTatttcaagtattttttatttttagtatattTCGAAAGTATTCTATATTCTTATGTTTTTAAACAGTTATAACTTTAGTCAAatatacaattaaaaaaattacgaTTAAAAATACTGTTCAAATAAAATACTTTACAGCATCATAGAATTTTCGTTCGTTTCAACTTAATAAATGTATGTCACTGTCTACGTGGCACTCCTACTTAGCATCAGCTTTGAAGCTTCCTTTCATTGCAAAGGAAGGTCACAGTGAAACCTCCTGCTCCTCCTTTTCGAACCAGGGAGAGATATCATATATTTAGGTCATGCTCAACGTTCAGTTTGGTCATACTTTTTGATACCTAAATGTCTGGTGGCAACTTCAGGTCAGTAGAGTCACCTGAGACTAACGACTTTTCCAACAACTCGAATTTTGAGTTTTCGGAGTACTTGATGATCGGCGAGTGGCTCGATGAAGATCCGAGTTCCGTGGCTTCGGAGTTATCTGTCCAGAATTCGGGTTTTCGAGCAAATGAAGCTGATGACTCTGGTGCAGGGAGCAGCCAACATGGATTGTCTACTAGCAGTAAGCATATAATCAATTATCCACTCACATACATATATTTGTTCTAATGCATTTCTAGCTCCAATTgtatttcttgtttttttttaacttcttttttttttttttttttttgtgtgtgtgtcttAGGAGGAGAGAGTGGAAGCAGCCGGGAGAGGCAGGAAACTAGAGAGAGAGTTGCattcaaaacaaaatcagaGGTTGAAATATTGGATGATGGGTTCAAGTGGAGGAAGTATGGTAAAAAGGTGGTGAAAAACAGCCCTCATCCAAGGTAAAAGAAAACATATAGAGTAAAAGTACAATTAACGGAATCAAATACAAATGTGTTCCTTTCCTTTTACAAAGTTACAAACGATAATTTTAACTACTCTAATCTATTGGAAGGGATTCAAACTCACATGTAAAACGACGGGCACACTGCTCTGGTTGACTTGTCTGACCTACATATGCGATTTAGATGTAACGTTTAGCGATGTTTAGACGTATTTGATCTGATAATGATATATTTGATTGCAGGAATTACTACAAGTGCTCAGTTGAAGGGTGCCTTGTGAAAAAGAGAGTTGAAAGAGATAGAGAGGATCCAAGGTTTGTAATTACAACTTATGAGGGTGTCCATAACCATCCAGGCCTCTAATTTTTTAGCATTTTTAGAGTTTTGAGGGATGAGACTTCTCAGGATGTTAAATGCAGTCTATTTCGTTGACAACGCCTGAAGTAATGGGACTTGTAATTCAATAACACTTTaggcacaaaaaggtttttttttcccaaatgtTTGTTCGCGTAGTGGAGTGAACAAAGACTGCCATATGTTTCATGGAGCCAATATGTACTAAAGTTATGGCTATAAATTTCTTGTGCAAAATATCCATACTTTCTCAATTGACGGATTTTGTATCTGTAACATGTACCACATTTTGGTATTAACGCGTTAGCTATTAGTGTTAAAAACATCATGTCAATagtcttttttttaatatgtaccACATTTTGGTATTAACGCGTTAGCTATTAGTGTTAAAAACATCatatcaataattttttttttaataaagagcGAACATCCTGTCCTGAGTTGTGTCATGGACATCAAGAAAGCAGATACCAACTAAATGTTTCCGGTAATCAGTCAAACTAACAGTCAACGGCACACAGGGGCGTAATCCTGAGTTCGGATTCCGCTCCCAATTAAGATTGGTCAAAAGTAaaatatcgcttgtataaaGGAAAACTCGTCAAAATATCAACAGCAGCATTTATTCAATGAACAAAGAAATCAAAGCAAGAAGTTTCAGATTTGAAGTCTAATACAACAGAATCTATCAAACGCATAAAAACCTGTACGCAAAATGGCCCGCTTAACATCTCTATTCTCACTCTACAAACAAAAGAATCTGTACTAGGAAAGCACATCTATATATTACATGTTTACGTGTGGTTTGATGCTTTCATTCGGAAATATAACATTCGGGTTTCGAACGTGTGGAGCAATCGAATCTTTCCAGGTATATCCCGTTCCTTGGAAATGAGAGGAAATGCTCCACAAAAAATCTCTATGCTTCTTTGCTGAAACCAGTGTGGATGATCTTACAAGGGCTTTCGAGTTTGAAAGTGGAAAACTAGTGGTCTTACCCATGCCAGTGCCAAGCAACCATCGGGAGCCAGACTGCAGTTGCGTTGTGGTGCCCCAGAGCAGCCTCTTGCCTGGTGTAGTATCCACTCCTGACAGGTGGACGTCGATGATTTTAAACTGAGGGTTCCATCCTTCATCTCCTTCATTCGTCTCCCCTTTAATCTTGTCGCCATACTCCTCAAACACTGGCTCAtcgagtacgttctctttgctATCGTTTAACGGCACACTTGACACTTTTGGCTTTAAATTGGCTAAAGCTCTCTCCACTTGAATTAGAGCAAGCATTGGAACGCCCACTGGTTCATAGTTTCGAAAGGGATCTCTAAGCTGCACCATGAGAGCAATTGTGAGGTTGTCCCCCAAAAGTCCACACTTCCGGCCAGATAAATCACTGCAGTTCGTATCTTGTGTCAAATTTCCATCGATCAAATCTGTGTACTTGGCATGATGGGCAGCAAGGATTTTCAACATTCGATCTCTGCTGTGATCTTCATCATTAATGATTGTAGCATCTAGCCTCAACCATTCGTCCAGTGATAAAGAGAGAGCCAATAATCCCTTAGCATCATCAACATGATCTCCAAAACCGCACAGTTGCAGACCTCCAGACTCGGGATATATACTTGAAGGTGCGTCTCCACCTGACATGCGGGCCTGGATTCTTAACCCTTCCAGTGAGAaagcttcaatttttttcatagcCAAAGGAGCAAGATATTCTAGAGATACATAATCTGACCCCATATCACTACCTCCTAATTCGGAGGAACTCAGGTTATTACAACTCCAACTAGAAGGACATCCTTCATCCTGCCTCCCGCCATATAAAATCTGCTCAAACCTGAAACAAAAACGAGAAGTAAGCCAACAAATAGAGAAATATTTCAAATCACAATACTTCAGATATAAATGTAGTTGTTGTGCTCACAACCTTTCAAACCCCACTATGTTTGGCGCCGCAGCTGCTGCCTCCCAAGCTACTTGTTGTATTGTCTTTCCCGTAATATCTTCCAAAGGCATTAGTTTATTCACCCACTCATGCAGCGTATCTCCAACCAATGTCAGATGCTGCATTATCTCGATAACATCATAACCCATTATTGCTGGTATAACAACGGGATTAGAAATTTGAATGACCAAGTTCCCACCATTTTTAGCATTTCTGAAAAGTGAAGGATTCATAGACTGCAAAATGCCTCCACCCTTCAACCGAACATAAGAACCAAAGTCTTCTCCAAGTGGAGGTAAGAGTGGCTCTTCAAGGGGGAGCTCAATTGGACTACCGAATCCACCAGAGAAGGTACAAGGAGAATTCCGAAAGTCTTTTTCATTTAATCCCCATTCTCGCATCAAAGCTTCAGTCTCCAAGCCTTCAAGAATTTTGGCCTTCCTTCTCC
This window contains:
- the LOC103420177 gene encoding probable WRKY transcription factor 50; amino-acid sequence: MSGGNFRSVESPETNDFSNNSNFEFSEYLMIGEWLDEDPSSVASELSVQNSGFRANEADDSGAGSSQHGLSTSRGESGSSRERQETRERVAFKTKSEVEILDDGFKWRKYGKKVVKNSPHPRNYYKCSVEGCLVKKRVERDREDPRFVITTYEGVHNHPGL